Within Ipomoea triloba cultivar NCNSP0323 chromosome 9, ASM357664v1, the genomic segment taaaaagttcCTTATAAAATTATACCTAAAAGTTCAGtaatataaattactaataatataaaagaTAATGATAtgtgttataacttataagacatacttagatatataaaatttgttataaaaaaaaactttgcttacatcagattttttttatgtaataaattaatttttaaaatgttaaaattgtaactaaattttaatataaaattatttatcacatatactatttaatgaaaaattacCACTTATTTAtctgtttattttctttgaacatttgtattttaatttttaaatcatttgaatttaatataatttttaaatacattaatactcaattaaaaaataaattaattaatttatgaataattaaagtagacataaaaaaatgaaaaatttgatgaacataataatataataattgattTGTGCACTTATCACATAATTGACTACgttttttaaaatgaattattGTAGTAGTGGAAAGAatataaaattgcaattggTATAGGAGTGGGATGACAGGTGGGTGATGGGCTCATTGGTTAAGCCAATGGTTGATTGACACGTTAGCCTAATTCTTGAAGCCAAAGCAtgttgttttgtttcttttattcctttgtttatttattttattatgattttaaatattttcatagaagaattttaaatatataaagttcAATTTCCCTCTCACATGGttagatcagatcagatcacaTTGTTTCAAAGTGAGCTCTAATGACAAATTTCTCACATCTCCACCACACATTTTGACatagaaaatgacaatttaaataaatcaattatTAGCTCGTCACTtataaagtataaaaaataattcagTAGTATACAACACAATTGCGAACGACCAGCCTCTTTGTGTTTGCTAAGTTATAACTTACAAGCTCAACAGTATAATTATTGTAGGTGGACTTAAGTTGCGCTTATTAGTAGAGAAATTGGAGCGCTAGAAAGAGTGGTAGTTGTTTGGCAATGCTACGATTGGAGTGGCTAACTGCTCTAATTGCttcaaacattaaaatttttaaccagAGTTACAAGGTCTCGTGGGAGGGATAGATCGTTCCAAAGATGCAACCACAATTATTGCAATTTCACTAACATCGCATAGGGGCTGGTGTAACCTAAAATCCTAAATAAGCTGAACTCAAAtagtcaaaattcaaaattggaCTTGATTCAAAATCTTGAAGCTCAAGCGCAATTGGACTAGAGTTCTACTTGAATAggttcaatattttttttttctattttgatataaattttaataatatattttacaattaaatatcataataattttcaatattacATCATATCCcaattttactcatttttataatatataaatgtgttagctaaatttgtaatttatattataaatacaaattaaaaaaaattgattaaactCACAAACTACTCAAGTATTAAGATATTCAAAtttgacttgatttttttttttgaaatgaaaatttgagTTGATTCATTGCTCAAATGTCAAATTTGACTTGATTCATTGCTCAAACCATTTGAGTTTGAGCAAAACTCAATAATAaccaaatcaaatataaaaatttatcaaattaaaatgtgaGTAAATTTTTTTGGTCAGACCACGAGATATCCAAAGCAGATCCTAACTATAAGAGATATCTTTAAGttcgtaccatactcagactgaTCTCCGTTCAAACCGGACCTACCCAATTAATTTGACTCGCTTATACTCCTACAAACCGCAACATCAATAGGAAAGTTTGATGTCACTCCACTTGTCAAACATCTCACTTTCTCTATTGCCCTTCGTCCAAGCTACCTTTCAAGGGAATTTATTATTTGGGCAGTTTAATGGAAATgttttttattacaaatataGCCTGTTTATTTAGGTCTGGTTTGTCTATATTTGGTTATATATCTGGTAATGGCGTTTCCAACCAACAACCTTAAACTTGAAACAAAAAGGAAACAACCTTTCTTTAGGTTTAAGGGTCAGTTGGTTTTATGTATGCTTTTGTTTTCAATCACAcagaaataaaactaaaaaaagaaaagtattagtgtgttttttgtttcattCATATTCTAAAAATGTTGGGCTTAACTGCTTAAGGGAGGGTCTATGAGGGCATCCACACCGACGACACCAATGGATCATGTAAAGATCATAGTACAAAAGTAAATGACTTGGATGAGAGAGAAGATAAATTCATTTATGCAAAATTGGATTCATAGCACAGTAAAAGTGCTGATGAAAAAGAAGCAAGTGTTGCGCCTGACGCGCGTCAGGCGCAACACTGGCGCCCTACAGGCGCGTCAGGCGTGCATGaccacattaattttttttttttaatttttaatttgatttgttttatttttttttcatcctcccctattttctcttttctaatcacacttacaaaaactaataaaaactgcgaaaaaactccattgataaagATGCTCTAAGTAGGTAGAGAGGGAATATTCCAAAAGGTTATCGTCGAACTTGACTCGAAAGCGGTTGTTACGGTTATGAACGATAGCCCACAGTAGAGAAATAACCTTTCTTCTGTTATCATGGACGGTAAATTCCTTGCCATTGATTATGTGAGATTCTATCATGTGTTCATGAAataattaataccaaaaaaaaataaaatccaatagatctttaatttgttaagAAAGAACATTTGGAAATAATTGTAGAAGGAAGATATAGTAGAACACTAGTACTCTTCTATTTTAAACATAAATTGaaaacgtaaaaaaaaaaaaaaatcttccattcatgtttttttttttaattttattttaaatttccaaACTAGTACATTAGGTATTAAAGTCAAACTCAATTTATAATATTCAAGGTGTTGTATGAGATCatccaatcattataccatggactataTATGGTTTACATTATAAGGTGGACTACTGTCTATTGacataatttacaattttaatatactaaaggttcatttttaatacattggatgtttattttttgaaggttcattatttcgtatattatcaaataatgaatattcaatacacaaataatgaactttcaatTATTCATAGTCTACATTGcaatgtgaaccatggtccctagtgtatgtatatatatatatatatatatatatatatatatatatatatatatatatatatatatatatatatatatatatatatatatattcattatttcgtatttatcaaataatgaatattcaatacacaaataatgaactttcaatTATTCATAGTCTACATTGcaatgtgaaccatggtcctaGTGTATGTTCATTATTTCGtatttatcaaataatgaatattcaatacacaaataatgaactttcaatTATTCATAGTCTACATTGcaatgtgaaccatggtcctaGTGTATGNNNNNNNNNNNNNNNNNNNNNNNNNNNNNNNNNNNNNNNNNNNNNNNNNNNNNNNNNNNNNNNNNNNNNNNNNNNNNNNNNNNNNNNNNNNNNNNNNNNNNNNNNNNNNNNNNNNNNNNNNNNNNNNNNNNNNNNNNNNNNNNNNNNNNNNNNNNNNNNNNNNNNNNNNNNNNNNNNNNNNNNNNNNNNNNNNNNNNNNNNNNNNNNNNNNNNNNNNNNNNNNNNNNNNNNNNNNNNNNNNNNNNNNNNNNNNNNNNNNNNNNNNNNNNNNNNNNNNNNNNNNNNNNNNNNNNNNNNNNNNNNNNNNNNNNNNNNNNNNNNNNNNNNNNNNNNNNNNNNNNNNNNNNNNNNNNNNNNNNNNNNNNNNNNNNNNNNNNNNNNNNNNNNNNNNNNNNNNNNNNNNNNNNNNNNNNNNNNNNNNNNNNNNNNNNNNNNNNNNNNNNNNNNNNNNNNNNNNNNNNNNNNNNNNNNNNNNNNNNNNNNNNNNNNNNNNNNNNNNNNNNNNNNNNNNNNNNNNNNNNNNNNNNNNNNNNNNNNNNNNNNNNNNNNNNNNNNNNNNNNNNNNNNNNNNNNNNNNNNNNNNNNNNNNNNNNNNNNNNNNNNNNNNNNNNNNNNNNNNNNNNNNNNNNNNNNNNNNNNNNNNNNNNNNNNNNNNNNNNNNNNNNNNNNNNNNNNNNNNNNNNNNNNNNNNNNNNNNNNNNNNNNNNNNNNNNNNNNNNNNNNNNNNNNNNNNNNNNNNNNNNNNNNNNNNNNNNNNNNNNNNNNNNNNNNNNNNNNNNNNNNNNNNNNNNNNNNNNNNNNNNNNNNNNNNNNNNNNNNNNNNNNNNNNNNNNNNNNNNNNNNNNNNNNNNNNNNNNNNNNNNNNNNNNNNNNNNNNNNNNNNNNNNNNNNNNNNNNNNNNNNNNNNNNNNNNNNNNNNNNNNNNNNNNNNNNNNNNNNNNNNNNNNNNNNNNNNNNNNNNNNNNNNNNNNNNNNNNNNNNNNNNNNNNNNNNNNNNNNNNNNNNNNNNNNNNNNNNNNNNNNNNNNNNNNNNNNNNNNNNNNNNNNNNNNNNNNNNNNNNNNNNNNNNNNNNNNNNNNNNNNNNNNNNNNNNNNNNNNNNNNNNNNNNNNNNNNNNNNNNNNNNNNNNNNNNNNNNNNNNNNNNNNNNNNNNNNNNNNNNNNNNNNNNNNNNNNNNNNNNNNNNNNNNNNNNNNNNNNNNNNNNNNNNNNNNNNNNNNNNNNNNNNNNNNNNNNNNNNNNNNNNNNNNNNNNNNNNNNNNNNNNNNNNNNNNNNNNNNNNNNNNNNNNNNNNNNNNNNNNNNNNNNNNNNNNNNNNNNNNNNNNNNNNNNCATACACtaggaccatggttcacattgCAATGTAGACTATGAATAattgaaagttcattatttgtgtattgaatattcattatttgataaatacgaaataatgaaatatatatatatatatatatatatatatatatatatatatatatatatatatatatatatattgaaggtaaaacgtagctattccattaattcataacataaaacgtttacatcaatgatcaatgaaatggtaaaccattccttacagtcagatatagaaacaacttttctaactatgctatagaaaacttgaatcacagactgtttcataactatgaagctatgttccttcagggagcttaaagcttcatcaaagatatgggtcttcgtcatcattcttttttgctcgcccaggatacgatcaacacttgtcgaaaccaaactaaacaatttatgctaatgaaaatgaaaagctcgtgaaagtaacgagagaaaaaatgctcgtgaaactaacgagaggaaaatacaataatagagaaaaataaaaagtgggtaaagtcaaagtagggttgggagttcgagactaccaacacaaacccaatactacctactattattttattcaatgggagagaaaacggaagaagaaaaTCTCTGTGGCGGTATAATTTGTCAAGACTGTCTTATTGTATCATCTTAATTCGTGAGAcggatataaaaaaaaaaaagaagagttttGATGAGATCTCATAAACAAGCTTTGCAAAACTTATTAATTATCAACTACCTAGATCAAACACTTACTACTACACCAAAAATTATAGATATTAGTGAATAAtgtacaactttattttcttatacttatatAACAATCACCGCCACatttcaataacaataatatttttgaaataataacattactttacaattaaaaactaaataCTTGTCAAGAAACAACACATAACATATTTAAagtaaaacataaaattttttaCACTAAAAGGTTATTATTTTGAAGTAATAATTGTTAGGCATCGGCTGGATTGGCTGAGTTCAGCCCCTGTTCGATATGAGTCGTGGCATTGTGACTTACCAGGGAGGGATGCAGTTAAatgttaatgtccacctacttatcaccaattgattttgAGTAAGATATGACAACTAGATAGCCAAAGAAATACAAGATGGGTGTCCCACTAGAAAGTAAGCATACTATGTGACTTACCCGAGagagatgtggttaaatggttaatgcaCACCTACTATCACCAATTAGTTAGTTATGGGATGCTGTCCcactgggaagtaagcatagtgtgTGACTTACCCAGAAGAGATGTGATTAAATCGTTAATAttcacctacttatcaccaattaatttTGAGTGAGTTGAGATATAGTAACTAGATAATCAAAGAATTACAGGATGGGTGCCCCACTGAAAAGTAAGCATAGTGTAACGTTGAGATCcaacaataattattacttttcaaTTGAAAACTATACTTGTTCAAAAACAAcacattatcaaaatataatacttttaaagtaacaactactccgtattacttTTTAATCGAAAACTAAATATAGTTGTCACTTGTCAAGAAGTAACACACACATTTGAAGTAAACAATTTTTAAGTAAAACatatcaccttttttttttttttaatttttattttgagtattactgactctattacgtTGTAGTATCTGCTCATATATACTTTATCAACgatattgaagcacaaagagtcaataccgcttCCACTAATacttgatctcatgacctcccatttaggAGAGTCACTATATGTAACTTGACCACAAGATTTTTAGCAAACAATCCAAACATATCACTTTTAAAACAACaggtaatacttttaaaaactaAACTCATTTTTATATACAGtctaaactatttttttatttataaattttttttaactgtCTCATGATCAAGTTCCATGAgaaaatttcacaattttttttatatgtataaTCTTATTTAAATTATGATTGATAAATGGGCATGTACTTTATTATACAAATTTCTCTTAATAAcgtattttagaaaataactaatttCTTAATGTGCTTTAAGTAGTACTTAGTTttctaacttattttgaaaatttgctagttatttaacatattttgaaAAAGTAGTAGTTGTCGGTTAGAAATATAGATACTATAATGGGATAACCTAGGCTACACCTAGGATTAGCCCCTAtgctttgtatttttttttagctttaTTTAACTTTTCCTTTGTATTAAAGTGTTGTATAACACTAGAAAAATTTCAATATACttacatatattattaaggaagattttaaagtattaattaaaactATGCTGGTACAATTTAAAATACATGTCTGATTATACATAAGATATTGTGAATACACTTATCTCTACAGTAACAAGTAGAACCTAAAACACTTTTTTAGTTATATTTGATACATATTAGTATTTTGTCGATtgacactttaattttttttttttaacaagtaGTGGTCACTATATTACTTTTAGGTGCATGTTGAGTTTATCTTATTCACTTCACAAAAGAGGTTTATTCTAATTTGATACTAAACTAAACCACTATAATCATATTTGAAAGAACTTCATGAGTCATGAAAGCAATATATGGAATCGCCTACTTAGTAGGAGGAACACTATTTAAAATAGGTTCTACTTTTCCATTAGATTATAATGGATAAGGGTGATTGTGTAAAGAAGTCAAAAAAGGATAAGCAAGAAGGCAACTAGCTAGACATGAATATGGGATTAGAAGGTAGCAAATTGGTGTTttaattaagataataatatataatatatggcCTACTTTGGTTGAGTATTTACACATGTAAGTGATGTGTTATACCTGAAAAATTCTatcccaaaataaaatatttaaaggtattataaaaaataagtaagaaaaagttaaatattatcaattatcataaataagttatttctaaaaatttaataatagcATAATACTAGCCCTAAGATATTATTTCGAGAATAAAATAGCTTACCAGGCCAAACGACGTAACATGCTTATTCTCAAGAATTGAATTACATTCTTAACTTATTCCATGAACTAGACTAGTTATTATTAAAAGTTACAAAACACATCATCACTTTTGCAAGATTGTGGTGGTTTTGGTCTCCTTTGGCATAAACATAGGATGACATTAAGGCCAGGTGAAGATATTTTTGTAAACATTTTAGTGCTTTGTGTCATATGATAAAACGTTTACCACTACACTAAAATCTATAACTAGTAATggatatacaattttatttccttatacttcaTAACCATTAACCAGTCAGTGTCACGTTTTAATGGCAGGATGCTGGATTTGGCCATCCAAGCCAACACCCAAAATTATGTTCAATTTagatgaaatatatatatgatcaagcTACCAAAGCACCTATGTGGCTCTCCTTGAGGGAAAGTAATTGGATTGAACCccagaaagtatagaacaaataaaattattttgtaatcaTGATTGAAAAAATCATTCGgggggcgcctaggcgcccgattatttttaattttatttttttatttttaaaatattttaatttgtttaattttaggtcttgataattataaactatttaatagtttaatagttaatactaaaatattaaatattaatctaaaaaatatttagagtttaacaatttatgattatttcgctcaaaaccatgtcgtttttagtgaaataacccatttaaaaaagaagGGAACCATAGCTAATCGGCCGATTAAGCGACCTATGCGGCTTTTAAGTAACCTAGTTGGCCGCCTAGCCGGCCAACCGCCtaaaccaccgattatggtgatacgctaggtggCCGGCTAACGCCTAACACCTAGACGCCGATTAATCGGGCCTAGgtgagatttttgcaacacaaaaaGCAGAGTCAATCTCAATCTAAATGGAATAACCCTTGTGTTCCTGATATTCAAAAGACCACAATCTTGCAAACTTGAGGATGTGTTCTGCTAATTTTGATAgtgaaaaatcaaaacaattaatCGTGATTATTTaagggataaaaaaaaaatcccttttcTAAACCCCATTTACAACATTTTGACTTGAAAATAAGTACGGAGTACAAACGAATAATGTGAACATTGGAAATATTGCACAAAAAATAAAGTTCTGAAATTGTCAAACCTTAAATGAATAATAgttgaaaatgaatttttgtATAGATATAATAATCCCCCAAACAATGTTGTAGCAATTACCTAGTAGACTACTACTGCGTACTTTCTAAATGTTGTTCAACAACAAATCAGTTGTTGATAAAAGATGCCTTTTGACAGAAATTCAAATGTCAACTGTGGGGTGTTCATACGTAGTAAATGGAAGTTTTGGATAAGCCGACAATCTGGTACGAAAGTTTGAGGTTCACTTGGTCAACAAATTCTTGCATAGCCAATAATAAAACCTATATAATATGGCCCAAACTGGATGAGTTCAAATCTTTTgcctactaagtactaattacAAAGAGATTTTGTAAGTAATTATGACTTatgtattatcattttttttaatattactaactctattatatctgttcataactactttctcaatccgTTCAAACCCACCacttcccgtataaagggaagggtttgatgccactggactacaagatcCTTGGCTTTAACACATGACTTATGTATTATCATACCCACATGAAATTTGACTAATATGAAAAAGTCTACTTTTagccaataataataaatttaattatacttttttaacccataataataaatttaattatacttttaatcCTTGAATTGTTAATGAAGCAATGGCGCTTTCAATGTTTTTGTTAACAAGTCTATTAAAATGCATTGTTATTTTTCAACAACTAAtatgtttggttcgctgaaataTGTTTTCCTTAAATTCgaggaaatttaatttttcctttgtttggttcatggaaaacattttccatgccCCCcttagtattttgttttccacgAAGAACAAGTTTGTCCTCAGCAacttttcttaattaccattattattattattattattgtgtatgagtataattgtctttatattcattattctttacaattctaaattcaaccaaaaaaattcatattcccaataatttcttttccaccaaccagacaatggaatctattttcttgaaatttattttctatagaatttcaattccatttccCTTGAAGTATTTTCCTACGAACTAAACCGACTGTAATGGTTCTGATTAgagcaattaatgaaatttcaCATACTCTCTCTTTTACGTGCACTCAAACTCCACAATTTAGTGACTAAAAATTTAGATCACTACTTAGTCATCATAATTTaaagactaaaaatgcaattatCCCTAATCATTCACAATGAAAAATTACACACAATCATAtatatcacaattttttttttaaaataaattatgtaaataaaaatgattataacTATAAAAGTTATTAGCAACAGGTACAAGTTATTTTTATCATGCTTAAACTAagtattttgaataaaattgtttatcaaataagaataaattgTTTAGAATTGTTGAATGACAATTGCCTAACTGAAAAGCTGAGAATGAATGGTTAAGAAAGGCATGATTATTACCCCAAACTGGACCTTGTAACCTCATAAGCCAAGAAACAAGCTGCATTTGCTGGAACACTTCTAGCCATGGCCGGTCCAAATCCTTTGTAAAGGCCCTTCACTCCCTCCGACGCCAAGATCTTTTTGAAGGCGTCGATGGAGCCCGAGAACTTGGGGTTCTTGTAATCGTCGACCTGGATTACGCTCTTGATGACGTCGGTGGGGTAGACAGAAACCCAATAGGAAGCCCCGGCTAGGCCTCCGGCTACGATCAGAGAGCCTCGTCCCAGCCCTGAAGTGTCCTGCCCGCCTGCAAGGTACTGCTTTATGGCCTCGTACACACCGAACATTGCAGCGTTTCCGGGTACTTCACGAGCCAAAGTGGGGACCAGTCCCTTGAAGAGGCCCATCGTACCTCCTTCAGACCGGAGGACGTGCCTCACCACGTCCATTGGCCCGGAATACTTCACTGCTGCCACCACATCTCCGCCTGCTACAGCTAACACACTCTGCGCCTGCAATCTGCATTTGCACGGGAAAAATTAGGCACTCGACACCTTAGTGTAAGCGCTTTGCAGGCATCGTGTCCACTCACTTCATATCTAAGCgcaaaaggaaacaaaattataaataaaaaagaagttcGGGATGCGTAGTTTATACAATCACTTTTCTCGCTGAAACTAAGGCTTCATTTGGCACGCAGGAATCAGGTTGGAATGGAATCACAATTCCAATCACTAACTCTTTTCTGCATTTGTTCGTCTATTCCAATGGAGTCATGATTGCCTAGAACGGATATGATTTCCCAATATTATCTTGAGATCAAACTatctttgattaaataattataccAATTCCCATAAATCATCCCATAATTTATCGATTCCTTTCCAGAGATTAGTTCTGCTGCTATCACGTCCTTAATTCTAGCATACGAGATGGAACCAATGTCTAGGAAGGATCGAATCACAGGAAATTATGTTCTAGGTGAGTAGTTGATGCACTAGAAAACGTACCTGCATTTGATTAATTCAGTTGGGCAGGCGAGAAAAGAAACGGCAGTTCCTGCCCCTGCCCCGCAAATGATTTGCTGGCTCACAGTTAGCCGGGCACCTGGTTCAGACCTCACCAATGTCTCCATTTGACCTCTAACCGTGAAGAGCAAAGCGTTGAAGGCAGCCACAGTCGCAAGCGGGGCTCCCATGCCTTTGTACAAACCCCTCGGACCTTCTGCAGCAATTGTCTGCCTTACAGCATCCATGGCACCCGAATATTTAGGTGCCTGCCCAGGAAGGGGAGCCGGCTGACTTTGTAGCTTCACCTTAATGGTATCAAAAGGATGACCGCATATCAATTGCGCCACCCCTCCAACAGTCCCGGCAGTCAAATCCTTGGCAACATCACCCATCTGCAAAAATACACGAATTATATAATCGATAACAACATTTCCCCGAGATAACATCCTTGACTTAATAGAGATTCAGGAATGCAATAgtcacaaaaataatataattttgtgctAGCAGCCTTTAAAGTTCATAAAGATAACAAGATTTACCCAATTACATAATAAGTACGAGAGTGAACTGATATCACAAATGCATTGGATTTTTACTAGTAGGGAAATATTTGTAAGATTTTTCGAACCAACATCTCCAGAAAGCAATGGCAGAATTCATAATGGAGAGCGAAAAACTGCAATGTGGTGTTAACGCACAAAGAaatttatacaataataatggAAACACCACTTATAGTTTCTTTTCGTTAGGAATACGGGCATCATTCCACAATAATAATATCTGGGGAAAAAAGCTTAACCGAAAACATAACTAGCAATCCAATACAACCAAGAATATGGTGAAGCTTTGCACAGACTAATCAACTTAATTATTACAATGTCATGTGATTCTCAAACACAACACTCAAAATTAGGTACACAGGGTAATAAGTTAATAACACTTTACCGAGAACAGTAGATTCAATCATGAAGCagacaatatttaaatttttaaaaacaaaatctgatCTTGAGTACAACATCAATCATAATTCACAAATGTTTAGATACAAAATCTGTCCTAGGAATCAATGTTAAAAGCTCAGACATATACACCGTGTTGAGGAAGAAGCTTTacaccaaacacaaacaacgGTGCACATATAATCTTTTAACTGAGTGAACTAGCAAGGTAATCTAATTGAATTACCTTTGTGCTCAGGAATATGCTTCAATATGATTAGTTGTAACTACTCAATTGTCATAAAATAGAAGTATAAATTATCTTTCACCCATAACTTGAAGTTGGTTA encodes:
- the LOC116030517 gene encoding mitochondrial carnitine/acylcarnitine carrier-like protein, with protein sequence MGDVAKDLTAGTVGGVAQLICGHPFDTIKVKLQSQPAPLPGQAPKYSGAMDAVRQTIAAEGPRGLYKGMGAPLATVAAFNALLFTVRGQMETLVRSEPGARLTVSQQIICGAGAGTAVSFLACPTELIKCRLQAQSVLAVAGGDVVAAVKYSGPMDVVRHVLRSEGGTMGLFKGLVPTLAREVPGNAAMFGVYEAIKQYLAGGQDTSGLGRGSLIVAGGLAGASYWVSVYPTDVIKSVIQVDDYKNPKFSGSIDAFKKILASEGVKGLYKGFGPAMARSVPANAACFLAYEVTRSSLG